In the genome of Nocardia sp. NBC_00416, one region contains:
- a CDS encoding TetR family transcriptional regulator, whose protein sequence is MPEQPQTSRGAATHQRILEVATQEFAEHGIAGARIERIITGARTNKAQLYAYFGSKERLFDAIFFGSLERIVNVVPIDAADLADWAVRLYDEYLERPDLIRLATWARLERRPTGHLVDEPDRLDDNKLRAIADAQAAGLVRRGDPFDIMAMVIAMSMAWSPVSNVYAATAQEPPELHEQRRALLRHSVQRAMTPD, encoded by the coding sequence ATGCCCGAGCAGCCCCAGACATCGCGCGGCGCGGCGACGCACCAGCGCATCCTCGAGGTGGCCACCCAGGAATTCGCCGAGCACGGGATCGCCGGCGCCCGTATCGAACGAATCATCACCGGCGCTCGGACGAACAAGGCGCAGCTGTACGCCTACTTCGGCAGCAAAGAACGGCTTTTCGACGCCATCTTCTTCGGCTCGCTGGAACGGATAGTGAACGTCGTCCCGATCGACGCCGCCGACCTGGCCGACTGGGCAGTTCGCCTCTACGACGAGTACCTCGAGCGCCCGGACCTCATCCGTCTCGCCACCTGGGCTCGGCTGGAGCGACGCCCGACCGGTCACCTCGTCGACGAACCCGACCGCCTCGACGACAACAAACTGCGGGCGATCGCCGACGCGCAAGCGGCCGGACTGGTGCGCCGGGGCGACCCGTTCGACATCATGGCCATGGTCATCGCCATGTCCATGGCATGGTCACCGGTCAGCAACGTCTACGCGGCCACCGCGCAGGAACCCCCGGAACTACATGAGCAGCGGCGCGCCCTGCTCCGCCACAGTGTCCAACGCGCCATGACGCCCGACTAG
- a CDS encoding NAD(P)-dependent alcohol dehydrogenase, with protein sequence MRTTFGWQAMGSPTALRRTLLERRDLRPDDLAVRVDYCGVCHTDLHAVREHDGAGGAPLVPGHEFTGVVTEIGPAVTEFTVGDSVAVGNIVDSCGDCAMCRAGQENFCHAFPTLTYGGVDARDGSTTVGGYSREYVVRDRFAYHLPAGLEPAGAAPLLCAGITVWEPLNALGVGPGARVAVAGLGGLGHLAVKMAVARGAETSVFSRSPDKMDDARALGAHDLIVSTDPEQLAGVRDRFDVVIDTISAPHDLSPYLRSVAMDGTLSHLGHLGSITVEVIDLLIGRKRLSSAGSGGRPATAAMLEFCAAQGIAADIELLPSARVNEALDRLLRNDVRYRFVLDMSDLDDGLCDRGQA encoded by the coding sequence ATGCGAACAACGTTCGGTTGGCAGGCGATGGGGTCGCCGACGGCGCTGCGGCGCACGCTCTTGGAACGACGCGACCTGCGTCCCGACGATCTCGCGGTCCGCGTGGACTATTGCGGTGTATGTCATACCGATCTGCACGCGGTCCGCGAGCACGACGGGGCCGGTGGCGCGCCCCTGGTGCCGGGGCACGAGTTCACCGGTGTCGTCACCGAGATCGGCCCGGCGGTCACCGAGTTCACCGTGGGCGACTCGGTGGCGGTGGGCAATATCGTCGACTCGTGTGGTGACTGCGCCATGTGCCGGGCCGGTCAGGAGAACTTCTGCCACGCCTTTCCGACCCTGACCTATGGCGGAGTCGACGCGAGAGACGGTTCCACGACGGTGGGCGGCTACTCGCGCGAGTACGTCGTCCGCGACCGGTTCGCCTACCATCTGCCTGCCGGCCTCGAACCCGCTGGTGCGGCTCCGCTGCTGTGCGCCGGGATCACCGTCTGGGAACCCCTGAACGCGCTCGGAGTGGGCCCGGGGGCCCGTGTCGCCGTGGCCGGGTTGGGCGGTCTCGGGCATCTCGCGGTGAAAATGGCAGTGGCGCGTGGCGCCGAAACGTCGGTCTTCAGCCGTTCACCGGACAAGATGGACGACGCCCGGGCCCTCGGTGCCCACGATCTCATCGTCTCCACGGACCCGGAACAGCTTGCCGGCGTGCGCGATCGGTTCGATGTCGTCATCGACACGATCTCGGCCCCGCACGACCTCAGCCCTTATCTGCGCTCGGTCGCTATGGACGGGACACTGAGTCACCTCGGCCACCTCGGCTCGATCACCGTGGAGGTCATCGACCTTCTCATCGGCCGCAAGAGGCTCAGTTCCGCGGGCAGCGGTGGCAGACCCGCGACGGCCGCCATGCTGGAATTCTGCGCCGCCCAGGGCATCGCCGCCGATATCGAACTGCTGCCCTCTGCCCGCGTGAACGAGGCGCTCGACCGCCTCCTGCGTAACGATGTCCGCTATCGCTTTGTCCTCGATATGTCCGATCTGGATGACGGTCTGTGCGATCGTGGTCAGGCCTGA
- a CDS encoding amino acid permease, with protein MTSPTRRSSLFRTKSVEQSIRDTDEPGTKLRKELTSWDLAIFGVAVVIGAGIFTLTARTAGNVAGPAVSLAFVFAAIACGLTALCYAEFASTVPVAGSAYTFSYATFGELVAWIIGWDLLLEFALAAAVVSKGWSQYLGQVFDRGAAVVEIGGAVTFDWGAVLLIAVLTTLLALGTKLSSRVSMIAVAIKVGVILLVIVVGLTFFDSDNLTPFIPESVPGSEDPGITQSLFSWATGAGSSDFGWYGLLAAASLVFFAFIGFDVVATAAEETKNPQRDLPRGILGSLIVVTILYVAVSIVLTGMVPYTDLAGEDATLATAFALNGATWAKNIISIGALAGLTTVVMVMLLGQTRVLFAMSRDGLAPRVLARTGKRGTPVRITVIVGVVCALLAGFVEFGTLEEMVNIGTLFAFLLVSIGVVVLRRTRPDLPRGFRVPFVPFVPILAVLSCLWLMVNLSVETWLRFVVWMLLGLVMYFAYGRRHSLVGRSVSEQE; from the coding sequence GTGACGAGCCCGACCAGACGCAGCTCATTGTTCCGCACCAAATCCGTCGAGCAATCGATCCGCGACACCGACGAACCCGGAACGAAACTGCGCAAAGAACTCACCTCGTGGGATCTGGCGATTTTCGGTGTAGCCGTCGTCATCGGCGCCGGTATCTTCACTCTCACCGCCCGCACCGCGGGTAACGTCGCCGGGCCCGCGGTATCGCTGGCGTTCGTGTTCGCCGCGATCGCCTGCGGTCTCACGGCGCTGTGCTACGCGGAATTCGCCTCCACCGTCCCGGTCGCCGGCAGCGCCTACACCTTCTCCTACGCGACCTTCGGTGAGTTGGTCGCCTGGATCATCGGATGGGACCTCCTGCTCGAGTTCGCACTCGCGGCCGCCGTGGTGTCCAAAGGCTGGTCGCAGTATCTCGGCCAGGTGTTCGACCGCGGTGCGGCCGTGGTGGAGATCGGCGGCGCGGTCACGTTCGACTGGGGCGCGGTGCTGCTGATCGCGGTGCTCACCACCCTGCTGGCGCTCGGCACCAAACTGTCCTCCCGTGTCTCGATGATCGCGGTGGCGATCAAGGTCGGGGTGATCCTGCTGGTGATCGTCGTCGGCCTGACCTTCTTCGATTCCGACAACCTGACGCCGTTCATCCCGGAATCGGTGCCCGGATCGGAAGACCCGGGGATCACGCAATCGCTGTTCTCCTGGGCGACCGGTGCCGGTAGCAGCGACTTCGGCTGGTACGGCCTGCTGGCCGCGGCCAGCCTCGTCTTCTTCGCGTTCATCGGGTTCGATGTGGTCGCGACCGCCGCCGAGGAGACCAAGAATCCGCAGCGGGACCTGCCGCGCGGCATCCTGGGCTCGCTGATCGTGGTCACCATCCTCTATGTCGCCGTCTCGATCGTGCTCACCGGCATGGTCCCCTACACCGACCTCGCCGGCGAGGACGCCACCCTGGCCACCGCCTTCGCGCTGAACGGCGCGACCTGGGCCAAGAACATCATCTCCATCGGCGCGCTGGCCGGCTTGACCACCGTCGTCATGGTGATGCTGCTCGGTCAGACCCGGGTGTTGTTCGCCATGTCCCGTGACGGCCTCGCCCCCCGGGTGCTCGCCCGGACCGGCAAGCGCGGCACGCCGGTGCGGATCACTGTGATCGTCGGCGTGGTGTGCGCGCTGCTGGCCGGTTTCGTCGAGTTCGGCACCCTCGAGGAAATGGTCAATATCGGCACGTTGTTCGCCTTCCTGCTGGTCTCCATCGGCGTCGTCGTACTCCGCCGCACCCGCCCGGACCTGCCGCGTGGTTTCCGCGTCCCGTTCGTCCCGTTCGTGCCGATTCTGGCGGTCCTTTCCTGCCTGTGGCTGATGGTGAACCTCTCGGTAGAGACATGGCTGCGTTTCGTAGTCTGGATGCTGCTCGGTTTGGTGATGTACTTCGCATACGGCCGACGGCATTCGCTGGTCGGTAGGTCCGTTTCCGAACAGGAGTGA
- a CDS encoding helix-turn-helix domain-containing protein encodes MRTGPNTALRAARNARLMSQDDLARALREAGCVSATKRLVQRWEAGHTANPRPVHARALEKVMGLPIETLGFGAVMAGRSLSVADDGGREVESVIGEVSLDQYASAGGVRPRPPGNYAGVWLSRYEYYSSGRDATFTAAHYIVILQHDDRLTVRSLPGSSPSSLEMDLTVDGHIATGVWSERTAPQGYYRGARYHGSIQLLVELTGNRMAGKWVGFGKNFEINTGPWELVMQESSTAKAAIDAYNRPPPLDD; translated from the coding sequence ATGAGGACGGGACCCAACACGGCGTTGCGAGCAGCCAGGAACGCCCGGCTGATGAGTCAGGACGATCTGGCTCGCGCGCTACGCGAGGCGGGTTGTGTCAGTGCGACCAAGCGATTGGTGCAGCGGTGGGAAGCCGGCCATACCGCCAATCCGCGTCCCGTGCACGCTCGGGCGCTGGAAAAGGTGATGGGGTTGCCGATCGAGACGCTCGGCTTCGGTGCGGTCATGGCGGGCCGCAGCCTTTCGGTAGCCGATGACGGCGGACGGGAGGTCGAATCAGTTATAGGAGAAGTGTCCTTGGACCAGTACGCGAGCGCGGGTGGGGTCCGCCCGCGCCCACCGGGAAACTACGCCGGGGTGTGGCTGTCGCGGTACGAGTACTACTCGAGCGGCCGGGACGCGACGTTCACTGCGGCCCACTACATCGTCATCCTGCAGCACGACGACCGTCTCACCGTTCGCAGCCTGCCGGGGTCCTCACCCTCGTCGTTGGAAATGGATCTGACCGTGGACGGGCATATCGCCACAGGTGTTTGGAGCGAGCGCACTGCCCCACAGGGCTATTACCGGGGCGCGCGCTATCACGGCTCCATCCAATTGCTGGTGGAGCTGACCGGCAACCGGATGGCCGGGAAATGGGTGGGGTTCGGCAAGAATTTCGAGATCAATACCGGTCCGTGGGAACTGGTGATGCAGGAGTCTTCGACTGCGAAGGCGGCTATAGACGCATACAACCGTCCGCCTCCGCTCGATGATTGA
- a CDS encoding Ppx/GppA phosphatase family protein: MTDRVAAVDCGTNSIRLLIADIGADATLTDVHREMRIVRLGKGVDATGRLNPEAIERTRVALADYAALMAEHGVRRVRMVATSATRDASNRADFFAMTRAELGKVVPGAEAEVITGDEEARLSFAGAVGELSAADGPFVVVDLGGGSTELVVGDGDGVRAAFSADIGCVRVTERCLQGNPPDAAQVGAAREFAAERLGEAFTHVPVDSAHTWVGVAGTMTTLAAVALDLPEYDSAKTHLARIGLPELNAVCDRLIGMNHDERAALGPMHPGRVDVIGGGAVITEVLAAELARRAGITELVVSEHDILDGIALSIA; this comes from the coding sequence TTGACGGACAGGGTCGCTGCCGTGGATTGCGGCACCAATTCGATACGCCTGCTGATCGCCGATATCGGCGCGGATGCGACGTTGACCGATGTGCATCGGGAGATGCGGATCGTGCGCCTCGGCAAGGGCGTGGACGCGACGGGGCGGCTGAATCCGGAGGCGATCGAACGCACCCGGGTCGCGCTGGCCGACTACGCGGCCCTCATGGCCGAGCACGGGGTGCGCCGGGTGCGGATGGTCGCCACCTCCGCGACCCGGGACGCCTCGAACCGGGCGGATTTCTTCGCGATGACCAGGGCCGAACTCGGAAAAGTGGTGCCGGGAGCCGAGGCCGAGGTGATCACCGGTGACGAGGAGGCCCGGCTGTCCTTCGCCGGTGCGGTCGGTGAGCTGTCCGCGGCGGACGGGCCGTTCGTCGTGGTCGACCTGGGGGGCGGTTCCACCGAACTCGTGGTCGGCGACGGGGACGGCGTGCGGGCGGCGTTCTCCGCCGATATCGGCTGTGTGCGGGTGACCGAACGATGCCTGCAGGGGAATCCGCCCGACGCCGCGCAGGTCGGCGCGGCCCGCGAATTCGCGGCCGAACGGCTCGGCGAGGCCTTCACCCACGTGCCGGTGGACAGCGCGCACACCTGGGTCGGGGTGGCGGGCACTATGACCACGCTCGCTGCCGTCGCACTGGACCTGCCGGAATACGATTCGGCGAAAACGCATCTCGCGCGCATCGGCTTGCCGGAACTGAACGCGGTATGCGACCGGCTGATCGGAATGAACCACGACGAGCGCGCCGCGCTGGGCCCCATGCATCCGGGCCGGGTCGATGTCATCGGCGGCGGCGCGGTGATCACCGAGGTACTGGCGGCGGAGTTGGCGCGGCGGGCCGGCATCACCGAACTGGTCGTCAGCGAACACGACATCCTGGACGGAATCGCCCTGTCGATCGCCTGA
- a CDS encoding ATP-binding protein — protein MTNFAGLIKQLTSQPVEREWLEFKSNLADPEQIGQYISALSNAAALHAVSKAYLVWGIEDKTHTVIGTSFDLESATKGNQSLHLWLIGGLSPDPGVKYMSGEVDGKKVAVLEIPPACQYPVQFLGTAYIRIGSHKKKLNDHPAQAKQLYQALEATPFEGRLAAEGLTDEQVLALFDHDVYFRLQLKDVPARRDQIMYALEVDKLVVQDGTGLFSITNLGALLFAKRLSDFPSLARKAPRVIKYKGKSKVNAERELEGGRGYACGFEGVTEFIDNLLPTNEVIEQALRQEVSIYPDVAIREILANALVHQDFSVTGAGPMVEVYDDRIEITNPGEPLIDPVRFIDAPPRSRNEQLARMMRRCHLCEERGSGWDRIAFHIEVYQLPAPLIRVTEGHTSVTMFAHRPVKKMSRDERIRATYLHACLRSVQSERLTNKSLRERFGLPERAVSTVTSYIREAVEAGVIVPFNPSAGKKNMQYVPLWAAAETDSDS, from the coding sequence ATGACGAACTTCGCTGGTTTGATCAAGCAGTTGACCAGCCAGCCTGTCGAGCGAGAGTGGTTGGAGTTCAAGTCCAATCTCGCCGATCCGGAACAGATCGGCCAGTACATCTCCGCCTTGTCGAATGCTGCGGCACTTCATGCCGTGTCCAAGGCGTACCTGGTTTGGGGCATCGAAGACAAGACACACACAGTGATCGGCACGTCCTTCGACCTGGAGTCGGCCACGAAGGGCAACCAGTCCCTCCATCTCTGGCTGATTGGTGGACTGTCACCAGATCCTGGGGTCAAGTACATGTCTGGAGAAGTAGACGGGAAGAAGGTCGCGGTCCTCGAAATTCCGCCAGCATGTCAGTACCCAGTTCAGTTCCTTGGCACCGCGTACATTCGAATCGGCAGTCACAAGAAGAAGCTGAACGATCACCCGGCCCAGGCCAAACAGCTATACCAGGCGCTCGAGGCCACACCGTTCGAAGGCAGGCTGGCGGCGGAGGGACTGACAGACGAACAGGTACTGGCGTTATTCGACCATGACGTCTATTTTCGGCTGCAGCTGAAGGACGTACCCGCACGGCGGGATCAGATCATGTACGCCCTCGAGGTCGACAAGCTCGTCGTCCAGGATGGCACTGGTCTGTTCAGTATCACCAACCTCGGCGCCCTATTGTTCGCCAAGCGTTTGTCGGACTTCCCATCCCTCGCCCGCAAAGCGCCTCGCGTCATCAAGTACAAGGGGAAGAGCAAGGTCAATGCGGAGCGGGAGCTGGAAGGCGGCCGGGGATACGCGTGCGGCTTTGAGGGCGTGACGGAATTTATCGACAACCTGCTGCCAACCAATGAGGTGATCGAGCAAGCCTTGAGGCAAGAGGTCAGCATCTACCCTGATGTAGCGATACGGGAGATCCTTGCCAACGCACTAGTTCATCAGGACTTCTCTGTCACCGGAGCCGGACCGATGGTCGAGGTCTACGACGATCGGATCGAGATCACAAACCCCGGCGAGCCCCTCATTGATCCGGTGAGGTTCATCGATGCTCCACCCAGGTCTCGAAACGAGCAGCTCGCGCGCATGATGCGACGCTGCCACCTGTGCGAAGAACGCGGGAGCGGATGGGATCGCATCGCGTTCCATATTGAGGTCTACCAGCTTCCCGCCCCCCTGATCCGGGTGACCGAAGGTCACACCTCAGTCACGATGTTCGCTCACCGGCCGGTCAAGAAGATGAGCCGCGACGAGCGAATACGAGCAACCTACCTGCATGCCTGCCTTCGGTCGGTTCAGTCCGAGCGTCTGACGAACAAGAGCTTGCGCGAGCGGTTCGGGCTACCTGAGCGTGCTGTCAGCACAGTCACCAGCTACATTCGCGAGGCTGTTGAGGCAGGGGTTATCGTGCCGTTCAATCCCTCCGCCGGGAAGAAGAACATGCAGTACGTCCCTCTCTGGGCGGCGGCCGAAACGGACAGTGACAGCTAG
- a CDS encoding peptide MFS transporter has protein sequence MSEASDVADRTFFGHPIGLVNLFGVELWERFSFYGMLTILGYYLYYETTDGGLGLDKDVAIGLVGAYGGLVYLCTIIGGWVSDRLIGMERTVFYGGVVVMAGHIALALLPGLSGVGVGLVLVALGSGALKSNASALLGTLYPKGDPRVDGGFTLFYLGINLGSFVGPLLTGLLQESWGFHAGFGAAAVGMALGLTQYVVFRRNLGTAGREVPDPLPRKAAGPLVGLLVAAVAVIVLVVVTGLVTVDNLPDVTTGLIILAAAAYFAVMLTHRRVTSIERSRVWAFLPLFLANVVFWALFQQIFTVLAVYSDERMDWNIFGWTAPSNWIGSVEPVWIIALSPLFALMWTRLGDRAPTTPRKFALGVAGMGIAFLLFVPLSGSTGRSVPALAVLVIMAVFAISELLISPIGLAVSTQLAPEHFRAQMMALYFLSIALGTTLSGVLARFYSADDEFAYFGITGLVAIVAGAVIAALSSWITRYMSGVH, from the coding sequence ATGTCCGAAGCATCAGACGTCGCCGACCGGACTTTCTTCGGTCACCCGATCGGACTCGTCAACCTGTTCGGCGTCGAACTGTGGGAGCGTTTCTCCTTCTACGGGATGCTCACCATTCTCGGCTACTACCTGTACTACGAGACCACCGATGGCGGTCTGGGACTGGATAAGGACGTCGCGATCGGCCTGGTGGGGGCCTATGGCGGCCTGGTCTATCTCTGCACGATCATCGGGGGCTGGGTTTCGGACCGGCTGATCGGGATGGAACGGACCGTCTTCTACGGCGGCGTCGTCGTGATGGCCGGGCATATCGCGCTCGCGCTGCTCCCGGGACTGTCCGGGGTGGGTGTGGGGCTGGTCCTGGTCGCGCTGGGCAGCGGTGCGTTGAAATCGAACGCGTCCGCGTTACTGGGCACGCTGTACCCGAAGGGCGACCCGCGGGTCGACGGCGGGTTCACGCTGTTCTATCTCGGGATCAATCTCGGCTCGTTCGTCGGACCGCTGCTCACCGGTCTGCTCCAGGAGAGCTGGGGTTTCCACGCGGGCTTCGGCGCGGCCGCGGTCGGGATGGCGCTCGGCCTGACCCAGTACGTGGTGTTCCGGCGCAACCTCGGCACCGCCGGTCGCGAGGTGCCCGATCCGCTGCCTCGTAAGGCTGCCGGGCCACTCGTCGGACTGCTGGTGGCCGCGGTCGCGGTGATCGTGCTGGTGGTGGTGACCGGGCTGGTCACCGTGGACAACCTGCCCGATGTGACCACCGGCCTGATCATCCTCGCCGCGGCCGCCTACTTCGCCGTTATGCTCACCCACCGCAGGGTGACCAGCATCGAGCGCAGCCGGGTGTGGGCGTTCCTTCCGCTGTTCCTGGCGAACGTCGTGTTCTGGGCGCTGTTCCAGCAGATCTTCACCGTGCTCGCGGTGTATTCCGATGAGCGGATGGACTGGAACATCTTCGGCTGGACGGCGCCGTCGAACTGGATCGGCTCGGTGGAACCGGTGTGGATCATCGCGCTCTCGCCGCTGTTCGCGCTGATGTGGACCAGGCTGGGCGATCGGGCGCCGACCACACCGCGCAAGTTCGCCCTCGGTGTCGCCGGCATGGGCATCGCGTTCCTGCTGTTCGTACCGTTGTCGGGGAGCACCGGCCGATCGGTGCCCGCCCTCGCGGTGCTGGTCATCATGGCGGTGTTCGCGATCTCGGAACTGCTGATCTCCCCGATCGGCCTCGCGGTCAGCACCCAGCTCGCGCCCGAGCATTTCCGGGCGCAGATGATGGCGCTCTATTTCTTGTCGATCGCGTTGGGTACGACGCTGTCCGGTGTGCTGGCGCGTTTCTACTCGGCGGACGACGAGTTCGCCTACTTCGGGATCACCGGTCTGGTGGCGATCGTGGCGGGCGCGGTGATTGCGGCGCTGTCGTCGTGGATAACCCGTTATATGTCGGGAGTGCACTAG